The DNA window GATGAACGTGTACTTGTTCTCGTCGAGAAGGCTGTAGCTCTTCTCCGAGATGACCGGCTTCAGCAGCACGTCACGGGGGTCCGTGAACGTCTTCGACGTAATCTGCTCGCTCATCAGGCGGCGCTCCCTTCGAGCTCGCCCTCGGACGCGACGGCCTTGGCGGACGCGGCCGGACCGGCCACGAAGCGCTCGAAGGCGGCCTGGGTGAAGACCACATCGTCGGAGACGAGCACGTCGTACGTGTTCAGCTGGCCCGCGTCCAGGATGTGCACCGTCGGAAGGTTGCGAGCCGACTTGATCGCCAGCTCGTCGTCGCGCTCGACGACCAGCAGGACGTTCTTGCGCTCGCTGATCTTGCCGAACAGCTCACGGACAGCCTTGGTGGACGGCTGCTCGGTCGCGACCACACCGGTGACCACGTGGATGCGGTTGTGGCGGGCCCGGTCGGTGAGGGCACCGCGGAGCGCGGCGGCCTTCATCTTCTTCGGGGTCCGCTGCGAGTAGTCGCGCGGCACGGGACCGTGCACGACGCCACCACCGGCGAACTGCGGCGCACGGGTCGAGCCCTGACGGGCGCGGCCGGTGCCCTTCTGGCGGTACGGCTTCTTGCCGCCGCCGCGGACCTCGCCACGGGTCTTCACCTTGTGGGTGCCCTGGCGGGCAGCGGCCAGCTGGGCGACGACGACCTGGTGGATCAGCGGGATGCTGACCTTGGCGTCAAAGATCTCGGCAGGCAGCTCGACGGAGCCGGCCTTCTCGCCCGCGGGCGAGAGGATGTCAATGGTGCTCATTGCTTCAGGCCCCCTTGGCCGCGGTGCGGACCAGGACGAGGCCGCCGTTCGGACCAGGGATTGCGCCCTTGATGAGCAGCAGGCCCTTCTCCGCGTCAACGGCGTGAACGGTCAGGTTCTGGGTGGTCACGCGCTCGTTGCCCATGCGGCCCGCCATGCGGAGGCCCTTGAACACGCGGCCCGGGGTGGCGCAGCCACCGATCGAGCCGGGCGAGCGGTGCTTGCGCTGCGTGCCGTGCCCGGCGCCCAGGCCCTTGAAGCCGTGGCGCTTCATGACACCGGCGGTGCCCTTGCCCTTGCTGGTGCCGGTCACGTCGACCTTGACACCGGCCTCGAACACCTCAGCGGTGATCTCCTGGCCCAGGGTGTACTCGGACGCGTCCGCGGTACGCAGCTCGACCAGGTGGCGGCGGGGGGTGACGCCGGCCTTGGTGAAGTGGCCCGCGAGGGGCTTGTTCACCTTGCGCGGGTCGATCTCGCCGAAGCCGATCTGCACCGAGT is part of the Peterkaempfera bronchialis genome and encodes:
- the rplD gene encoding 50S ribosomal protein L4, with product MSTIDILSPAGEKAGSVELPAEIFDAKVSIPLIHQVVVAQLAAARQGTHKVKTRGEVRGGGKKPYRQKGTGRARQGSTRAPQFAGGGVVHGPVPRDYSQRTPKKMKAAALRGALTDRARHNRIHVVTGVVATEQPSTKAVRELFGKISERKNVLLVVERDDELAIKSARNLPTVHILDAGQLNTYDVLVSDDVVFTQAAFERFVAGPAASAKAVASEGELEGSAA
- the rplC gene encoding 50S ribosomal protein L3; the encoded protein is MAKQIKGILGEKLGMTQVWDENNRIVPVTVVKAGPNVVTQVHTADTTGYDSVQIGFGEIDPRKVNKPLAGHFTKAGVTPRRHLVELRTADASEYTLGQEITAEVFEAGVKVDVTGTSKGKGTAGVMKRHGFKGLGAGHGTQRKHRSPGSIGGCATPGRVFKGLRMAGRMGNERVTTQNLTVHAVDAEKGLLLIKGAIPGPNGGLVLVRTAAKGA